Below is a window of Lagenorhynchus albirostris chromosome 11, mLagAlb1.1, whole genome shotgun sequence DNA.
ctctttggcatgtgggctcagtagttgtggctcgcaggctctagagtgcaggctcagtagtcgtggctcatgggcttatttgctccacggcatgtgggatcttcccgaaccagggcttgaacctgtgtcttctgcgttggcaggcgaattcttaaccactgagccaccagggaagtccctctagtgATCTTTCAATGGCTAAATCCAATCTGAATCACTTGATGCTGTCCACTGCCTCCTCCTTACAAAATGAAATCTTCATTTAATTGCCATGATCTCACACCAGCCTGGTTCTCTTTCCAACTTCTCAGTCCTCTTCAAAGACATTTTTTCTTCTGCCACTCCTTAAGTGTAGGCCTGCCCGgctttcttctctccctgggAGATCTCATCTACTCCTACTGCTGCTTATATGTTTATGCCTCTCAATCTACAGCTGTCCTTGACTTCCCTCCTGACCACACTGTCAGCATTTCCGGGCAGGAGTAacctattaatattttaaacccAGCATCTCCAAATCAAGACAGGTACCTTTTCAATCTGCCTCTCTTTCTGCATTCCCAACTTCAGTTAGTGGGAACTCACTAGAGCTGTCTCtaacttcttcctcttcttcatccCCAGCCCTGTCCTCTGAGTAGCCAAGACCTATTAGTGCTACTCCCACATCACCtcctcatccatccatcctttccttcccatccccaccaccactgCCTTCATTTAAGCCCTCACTTCCTCTTCCTTCATTATTGCAATACCCCATCAGTCTGCTGCTTCCTGCCACCAGAGTGATCCTCAGCCACAGCGATGAACAGTTCACCCTCTCTGCAAGCcaaaagaaaccatttttttcCAATAGTTCCCCATtgtcttaaaaataaagttcaagtTATTTTAGCCGGGCTTTCAATGCCTCCTAGAACCTAGTCTCAGCCGTCATTTCTAATCTCCTATTACTCGGCTTCTATTCTTCAAACACAGTTCCTTGCTTCTACGTAGGAATCCAGTCGATTCCCCGCTAGATGCTCTGCCTGTAATTGTTCCCCTTGGATTCTCTGCCTGTAATTCTCATTCCATTTTCACCTGCCCAGTGCTATATCCCCCAAAGCCTTCCCTCCGAGTCCTCTGCTCACCTGAAGTTAGAACAAATCCctcttttctctgtatcctcatAGCATTTTTCATTTTGGACCCCAGTTGTAACACTTACACCTTTTTACCTCATATTGAGGTGAAATGGGTTCATTTTTCCTCCAGATTGTAAGATTCTTCAAAGTCCACTCCACAGAAGATTATgaagtttgtgctttttaaaattaagcattGTAACAGCAACTAGACTCAAAGTGTAAACTGCAGCTCTGGGACTGGATCTTTCTAGAGGGAGAATATGATACAGAAGCATAGAGCCATTGCACTGTGTGGCAGGAAGTGGGCATGTCTTACTGCCATTTGTTTCCCCTAGTCTAGGACTTTGCACATGTCAGAAGAATGGCATGTTCTAGCTGGAAGGCCTAAAAGATCATGCAGTCCAGTCTTCACGTGCCCTAGCATAGGGAACTGAGATCACTAAAGTTAgggactcgcccaaggtcaccagATCAGTGAAAGGCCAAGCCCGAGGGCACACTCTCCCACACCCCTCTACAGCCCCTCCTTCTTCGCACCCAAGGGATGGGGGTAAGGTGTCACAGTTATTAATCAGTGTTATGAATATTCTAAAAGCAATACAATGTAATCAATGGATATGTCTGGGCTGAGTGTCCAAAGAAATAGGGAAGATCTTGAAGGACTTGCAATGTTTCTCCTTTCATGAATGCATCATTTCCATAAAACTCCTCTCCACTCCATTGATTCTACGCAGcctgcgggatcctagttccctgaatAAACCCGAGCCttgggcagtgaaagcatggagtcctaaccactggacagccagggggTTCCCGAGAGTCAAATTGTTCTGTGGTTAATTAAGTGTTCAGTCacagaaaaagggaaaactgaacattttaaaaggtCTCATTCCTGGATTGGTGCTCCTCCTGTAAGCCATTAGGAAAGTTCCAGAAAAactgcctgatttttttttttcctctaaaaaaagTTACATGATtgagataggatttttttttccgaAAGTTTTCTCAAAATCATTGCTTTATTCTCAATaggacttattttttttcaataggactttaaagaaaagtttcattAGAAGTCTCTCAAGAAATTTTATCCAGAAAAAAAGTTCTCTTTTAAAACTGCCTTTGTCCTTCTCTTTATAAACCACTCATGTCAGCCAAGTATATTATACTTATTCACacattttatacacatattttgaagaagtaaatgaagaaatctttcttttttcctgcattAAAAGCAACCACATAACCTGTATAGATTAAACAAAATatactcttttattattattcctactttAGAAAAGAGAATATCAAGGTTCTCACCCATTAGCTGGagcagaaaaaaggaataaagagtgTTATTACTGTCCAACGAATACCCCTAAAAAAGTATCTCAAGGTTCTCCAATTAACAACTTGATTAATTAGCCTCTTCTTCAACACAGCCAGGAGGTAACATGAgtgctttccctttttcttttctttttccccctaattAGCAAATATATCTTACGTATACTTGCTTCACTGAAACCTGCACTGGAGTAAGAACCAGCCTGGAGAAAAAATGGATACATTATAGGAGTTTGTCAGAATGTAACTAAGTAATGGGTAAGAGAAAATAGCTGTTCCATCTTGCTCATTCAAACCACAGAGCTCTGCCTGCTTCTAAAGAAAAAGTAGTTTGGTAGTAAATCATTGCACAGCATTTATCTGAGCAGTAAGAAACAATAGAATCCCATAATAATTCATCATCATAAATATTAGTAGTAATGCATTTCAACGTGGATTCAGCATTCCATCAGTCATGTCCCCTAGAACCTTACAATAGAAAACAGAACCCTAATAAAGTGTGGTTTACTCCATCCTtctgaacactgaagaaatcacactCACTCCATCTAGACATCATTTTTAACCAGGCTTACTCTCTATAGCTAATGAATAGTACTTCCTCCAAACACTAACGCTAACACTACTAACTTAATCATTGGATTGTAGCTTGCAGATGACCAAGGTCTGTAACCTATGCTTCTGTGAAGTAGTGGAATGAGGAGGAGGAACCTGAGttgcagagaggttaagaagcATTTGCTGGTCACCTAGCTAGCAAATGACAGGGCAAGGGAGAGCACAGTCAGGTAGAAAGCAAGCCTAGGCTTCAGGGTCAGGCAGACTTAGGACTGGATCTCAGCTCACCTAATTCTAGCAACACTAACCTGGGCAAGGCATGTAACCTctcccagcctttttttttttttttaactacaaataTGTATAATACCCACTTCACAGATTTATGAGAAGAAACAGGACAAAATGTGAAAACCACACAACAGAATTTCTGGCACATAAAAGATGTTTATTTGCTTCCCTCTGTTTACACATCTGCAGAAAGGGGGTAATAAAACCTACCTCAGTGTGGGACTTAATGAAATAATACCTGGAAAGGGCTCAGCACtgttagttttctctctttgtcctcTTCCCAGCACCCCCAAGCCCCCTCACCCCCAGAGCAAAGCTGTCTGCAGGGAAAGTCAACAGTCAGACTTTAGAGATAGGAAGTTTATATGTCAACAAGCATTTGACTTACCTACTGAATTTATAATTGTttctcaggaagaaaaagaccagaattaaatatttttaaaagacttctaGAGTCACTAGACAATTTCAGTATAGCTGGAAGCCCTCAAGGTGATAAAAGTATGAGAATGTCCCAACGTCAATCCCTCCCATTCAACCATCTAagcgtttccttttttttttttttaaggccacaGTGTCACTTTAACCGAAAGTTAGATGGAGTGAGAACaagggggtggaggtgaggggtgcaaagaaaaggaaaatgaaaacacaacgcaCAAGACACCTGAGAGGAAAAGTAAGTTTTCATACAAATCTTGAGTTCTCTTCCAAAAAAAGATCATTGCCACTGACACGTTACTATCTGCTAGATGCTATGAAGCTCCCACACGACCACTCTTTTGATAAAACAGGATGTTTCCAATATGGAATGTCCTTTCTAGCACCGCCATCCACACGCTTAGTCAACAGCACAGGCTGGCCTGGCCGCGTGCTCTGGCAAACGTGTTCCGAGGTGTCAGCTTTGGGCCACCTTCCTCCAAAGCACGGTGTCAATTACATTTCACATCAATTCCCAAATGAAGGAATGCAGGAAAAACCTTCTGCTCATCTTAAGGGCTGTTATTTATTTAGATAGCTAGTTTTGGAAAGTTCTTCTTTGGTTAAGATTGGATTTGTTTCAGTATTTACGTCCCTAATTTACCCACCCCGTTGACTGTGGCAAATCCTCGTTGTTTTCGCCCTTTGAGGAGTTCAGAGTCTGGTACAGTTTGTCTTTGAGAAGGACAGGAAGAGTTTCATAAGCATCTTTCAGTTGCAGGCACATAACCAAtagggggggtggagggggtggaaACAACTAGAatgtcaaaatctttttttccccctaaagcactcatttctttttcctaagaTTTAgttctggagaaaagaaaaaaaaaaaaaacagattgcaAATGCAAACCACCTCCGGAGGGAACCTTAGAGCAGACTCCAAAAGCGCGCGGCACAGCGGGAGGGGTCCGGCGCGGCCCAGCGCTCGCTAACAGGCCCCCTCCTCGGGCTCGCTGCTGGGCGAAGGCGCCGACGAGGCCTTGGACTCGCCGTCGCTGTTGCATTCGGCCCTGAGTGAGGGGCCGGCGCCGGCCGCGCCCTCCTGACCCCGCGCGTGGCGCTCCAGCAGCTCCTGGAGGTGCTTGATGTAACGGATGGCGGCGCGGAGCGTCTCCACTTTGCTGAGGCGCTTGTCCGCCAGCTCGCGGGGCAGGTGAGCTCGGAGGCGCGCGTAGCCCTCGTTCACGCAGCGCACCCGCTGCCGCTCGCGTTCGTTGCGCTTGCGGAGGAAGGCGGGCTCGAAGGCGCCGTCCAGCGGCAGGGGCAAGTACGGCCGCCGCGGGGCGCAGCCGCCCCGCTCCCAGCACGCGGCGTCCAGACGCAAGGAGACCCTGAAGGGGTCTCGCAGGGGAAGGCGGGGCAGGGACCCAGGCACGCCCATGGGCCCCGGGAGCAGGTGGTACGGCAGGGTCAGCAGTCCGGCCTGTTTACGTTTCTCCATCATCCGCCGAAAAGCGAACCAATCACCCCAGAGGTGAATCTCTCAGcagaagactgaaaataaatCTTCAAAGCGGAGATGCTGGTCCATTCAGACTGCCTAGCACCGCCGCTGGTCTGCTTCTGGAGAAGGTTCTGGATCCGGAAGCTAGGTTCCAGAACAGGCTTCACGGAAACGTTGCATGATTCCCTAAGTTCATTGTACTCGATCTTTTTATAATGATCCAGGCGGAGGTGATAGGCAAAGATTTAGGCGACCCCCCCCCCAATCCACACTTCAAACCCTGTCTTCCCTTCTGATCTTATTTCAAAAGATTACAAAAGGGGTTCCTCTACGCGGTCCCCTAGCCTGGAAATGTGAGCGCACACCAAACATATAGTAATCTTGCAAAGCCACCAAAGCTTTTCAATTACTGTAATCCACCGCTCTGTGTCTTCATGAACATAGGAATCGTTAAGGTTTCAGAAGAGCTCCTCCCAGGAACCAACAGATCTCCTGGCGGCTGAGCGAAAGTTTACCAGAGGCTTTCTCCTTGAAAATCAAGACTTGACTGCCCTTTGTGGTTTCCGGCGTCCAGGGCTAATGGAAAGAGCTTTTAGGCTGTTTGCAAACTTACACTTGCTCTTTCATTTCTGGAGAGGTGGAGAGAAGACCTCATCAAAGGGAAGAGTGCTCCCTTGTGGTTATAAAATGTGTCAAGTTAAGGAGGACCCCAGGGAAGTCTTGAGGGTTTTCTTCTCCAAAACCAAAACTTTCAAAAACCCAAGTAGACATTTTttgaagagaacagaaaagaaacatactTTAGCAACAAATATAAGGGTCTGCATATTATTATGTTGAACACGGGGGCCGTGATGTATTTGTGCTACTTTTTAAGAGCACATCAAAAGACTGAGCAGTAACAAACACTTTTAGCCAGAGTTATTTCTCACAGTGCTTACTGTAAACACAGCTTAAGCACTGCTTCCCGACCTCTTCTGATCCCACCCAGGATATAAGGACATCAGCTTTCCATAGTGTAAAGAGtatatttctattgtattttttttgtcttaaaaaaaaaagatgtaatttattttctcccttggGGGTAAGAAAGCAACATTTGAAAGGTGGAGAGCCCCAGTTCCGAGGAGAAAGGATGATGGCTTTGAAGATTTGTCTTTTTAACACACAAccaaaaaatgaataattaatcCACCGTGTTAGTGAagggctttgaagatgaaagtgTCATTAAAAATCCAACTGTACTGGTTAATGTCAAAGAATGTGTTATCACACTGAAAATCAGATTTCCTGTTCTGCAAACCAGCACATTAAAGGCAGCTTCTACTTTAAAAGTCTGACTTAAAAACAAGAGAAGCAAAAACCCCCTACGTTTTCAATCAGACTTTCTGCCTATTCCTCGGGAGCCAAGGTGTCGCCCTGACATGTTTTTTTGACAAGTCCTACGCTTCCCTGTTTACTCTGATGATCTGCCTGAAGCAATTGGAAAAACACTTCCATCAAGGCAAGTAAAATAGAAACAATTATTCCTTTCAGGCATAAGTtagtcacattttaaaaggtGTAGCTCCCTCTGAGGCTTGTACCAGTAAACAAACATATGTCATCTTGATTTCTCAGTAGAGTTGAGACCTATCAGGAGGAAGCCCTACTGGGCGAAAAGCCCACCAGAGAGGCAGACAATTAGACCACAAGGAGCTTTTGGGCCATGTCAAAGATGTTGGCCATTACTCTAAGAGTGATGGGAAATAAATGAGGTGTTTTGAGCAGACAGGTGACGtaagatttgtttttctaaaagatcACTGCAGAATGCAGAATAGATTGGAGGGGAACAAAAAAGAGAATAGTTAAGATACCATTTTTCATcctcagattggcaaaaatttaaaagattgctAATAAGGATTGGGGGAAAGGGCAGAAGCATAAATTGCTGCAAGCTTttgggaaaataatattaatagtgCACATCACATATCCTTTGACTCAGAGTTCTCTACAATTTTATCCTGCAAAAATAAATGCACCAGTATGGATTTATATGtacaataatatttattacaGCATTGTTTGTAGTGATTAAAACAAGAGAATAAATGGAAATAGAgtgaatgtccatcaatagggaaAGGGCTAATCCTTTTAACATACTGTCTTATTAAAAATAAGGAGTTAGATCTATATGTAAGAACTTGCAGAGATGTCCATaacacaataagtgaaaaaaaagcaaatggtaGGGTAACGTATGCAGCATGAACTTAAAACAAACTATTCTGCACGATGTCTTTACATGAGCACagagaaaaaagtagaaagacaCGCTCTAAACTTTTGTCATTGGTTGCCTAAAAAAGGTGgccttggggggcttccctggtggtgcagtggttgagagtccgcctgccgatgcaggagacacgggttcgtgccccggtccgggaagatcccacatgccgcggagcggctgggcccgtgagccatggccgctgagcctgcgcgtccggagcctgtgctccgcaacgggagacgccacaacagtgagaggcccgcgaaccgcaaaaaaaaaaaaaaaaaaaaaggtggcattggggatgggggagtggtTCACTTTTCTTTATGGATATTTCTACTATTTAAAGtattacaaagaacaaatattactTTTGATTTTCTCTGATCTAGTGAACTTTAAAATACTAaggtaaaatatacagaaaactcAAATGATACCCTGGTCTGACCTAAACGAACAGATTTATCATGAAAATTTAAAGTTCTTGAGCCAAGTTTTCTGGCTTCTTATAAATTCTGTCTCTGAGGAATAAATAtctacaggatttttttttcccactactaATACCACAATCAACAATGGCCGGACCCTGATCCTATAGTGGTCTTTTTAGAGGGTCCAAGTAGTGTTAGGATTACTACATGATCTATATGGTCACAAAGAATGCTGACACTCTTTCTTACACTTTTTGAAGGTGCACGTGCATTGGAAATAAGTGGTTTTCCCAGTGAGATCCCAGTGAGAGAAGCATCATTTTACTCGCACAATGTGCatgagtgtgtatgtgggggggggtatggggggaggggctgccttCTTTCTTATATAAGAGATCAAAAGAGGAGATTCtgactccccatcactccccagtCAGTTTTCATCCAGACAAATGTTCTCGCCAACTTTAAAGATGTCTTTCTTAAGACTGGCTAGATCAAGTTACAGATAGGCAAAACCGCCAAGAGCGTTTGGGACTAGTGTTATGTAGTCCTACTTAGATCTGCTTGTAAAAGGGGAGATGGGATTCACCCAGTCTCAGGAGATTTAAAGGTATCTCTAAGGCCAAGGAAAACTTCCACCCCTAAAACTCAGACAGGTCTCTCATCACTTGCTTGAAATATGTGAGATAAAGAGACTTAGATTGGCCCTTCTTGTGAAGTATTTGATATCACATTGTAGATTTTGGTATCCTAAACCCATGGCACAGAGGGCTGCATACCCCCTGGCCCCATACCTGCAATTTGCATCAGCTGCCACTGATGGGGGAACAGGGAAACATATGTATTACCTCGTGATCCAAGTAAGATTTATCACAGGTGTAGTTACATAAATCTCAAATTGATGCTCTAACACAATTCTATCCAATTAGTTCTTTTCTATATAGCCCAAGTATAAACTGTTTGTATTACCATTTGCAGCATTCACCAGGAGTCTTCTCAGGCACAACTAAACTTCAAGATTCATTAAGACTACCATGGGCCACATTTAGC
It encodes the following:
- the ASCL4 gene encoding achaete-scute homolog 4 codes for the protein MMEKRKQAGLLTLPYHLLPGPMGVPGSLPRLPLRDPFRVSLRLDAACWERGGCAPRRPYLPLPLDGAFEPAFLRKRNERERQRVRCVNEGYARLRAHLPRELADKRLSKVETLRAAIRYIKHLQELLERHARGQEGAAGAGPSLRAECNSDGESKASSAPSPSSEPEEGAC